The Bradyrhizobium sp. WBAH42 genome includes a window with the following:
- a CDS encoding sigma-70 family RNA polymerase sigma factor produces the protein MLTPAELVGLIEAVAKGDQAAFERLYAATRAKLYGVVLRILRRQDLAEEVIQETYVKIWNSAGQFNPALSSPITWMASIARNRAIDIVRKKSETSIEEEPQAMEVAAESPDPLARREMTEELKRLLECVGRLEPDRQRLVLLAYYNGWSREQLAEKFAAPVNTVKTWLRRSMLEIRECLGL, from the coding sequence ATGCTGACGCCAGCAGAGCTGGTCGGGTTGATCGAGGCGGTGGCAAAGGGCGATCAGGCCGCGTTCGAGCGCCTCTACGCCGCCACGCGCGCGAAACTCTATGGCGTCGTGCTCCGTATCTTGCGCAGGCAGGATCTCGCGGAGGAGGTCATTCAGGAGACTTACGTCAAGATCTGGAACAGCGCCGGCCAGTTCAATCCGGCCCTGTCGTCGCCGATCACGTGGATGGCCTCGATTGCGCGCAACCGCGCGATCGACATCGTGCGGAAAAAATCGGAAACCTCCATCGAGGAAGAGCCTCAGGCGATGGAGGTGGCGGCCGAAAGTCCCGATCCGCTGGCGCGCCGCGAGATGACCGAGGAGCTGAAGCGGCTCCTGGAATGCGTCGGCCGGCTCGAGCCGGACCGTCAGAGGCTCGTGCTGCTCGCCTATTACAACGGCTGGAGCCGCGAGCAATTGGCGGAGAAATTCGCCGCGCCCGTCAACACGGTGAAGACGTGGCTGCGGCGCAGCATGCTGGAAATCCGGGAGTGCCTCGGACTGTGA
- the fliI gene encoding flagellar protein export ATPase FliI yields MKALAEQIGDIDGINIYGRVVGVRGLMVEVAGPIHAMSVGARLVIETGANRTIPCEVIGFSGNNAVVMPFAGLEGVRRGCKAVIANAANQVRPSAAWLGRVVNALGEPIDGKGPLPQGSSPMPFRNTPPPAHSRKRVGSPLDLGVRAMNTFLTCCRGQRMGIFAGSGVGKSVLLSMLARNVDADISVIGLIGERGREVQEFLQDDLGEEGLARSVVVVATSDEPALMRRQAAYLTLAVAEYFRDEDKDVLCLMDSVTRFAMAQREIGLSAGEPPTAKGYTPTVFTELPKLLERAGPGLGEGAITAIFTVLVDGDDHNEPIADAVRGILDGHIVMQRSIAERGRYPAINILKSVSRTMPKSADPQFWPVIQKARQVMATYADMEELIRLGAYRAGSSPEVDEAIRLNEPLEAFLRQRKDEKASLAEGYRQLAQILGNLETER; encoded by the coding sequence ATGAAGGCGCTGGCCGAACAGATCGGCGACATCGACGGCATCAACATCTATGGCCGCGTCGTCGGCGTTCGCGGTCTGATGGTCGAGGTGGCCGGCCCGATTCACGCGATGTCGGTCGGCGCGCGGCTCGTGATCGAGACCGGCGCCAACCGCACCATTCCCTGCGAGGTGATCGGCTTCTCCGGCAACAATGCCGTGGTGATGCCGTTCGCCGGCCTCGAGGGCGTGCGCCGCGGCTGCAAGGCGGTGATCGCCAACGCCGCCAATCAAGTACGGCCATCCGCGGCCTGGCTCGGCCGCGTCGTCAACGCGCTGGGCGAGCCGATCGACGGCAAGGGGCCGCTGCCGCAAGGCTCTTCGCCGATGCCGTTCCGCAATACGCCGCCGCCTGCACATTCGCGCAAGCGCGTCGGCAGCCCGCTCGATCTCGGCGTGCGCGCCATGAACACCTTTCTCACCTGCTGCCGCGGTCAGCGCATGGGCATCTTCGCAGGTTCCGGCGTCGGCAAGTCGGTGCTGCTGTCGATGCTGGCGCGCAACGTCGATGCCGATATCAGCGTCATCGGGCTGATCGGCGAACGCGGCCGCGAGGTGCAGGAATTCCTTCAGGACGATCTCGGCGAGGAGGGCCTTGCGCGCTCGGTCGTGGTGGTCGCGACCTCCGACGAGCCGGCGCTGATGCGCCGCCAGGCGGCGTACCTCACGCTCGCGGTCGCCGAGTACTTTCGCGACGAGGACAAGGACGTGCTCTGCCTGATGGACTCGGTGACGCGCTTTGCCATGGCCCAGCGCGAGATCGGCCTGTCCGCCGGCGAGCCGCCGACGGCCAAGGGCTACACGCCGACCGTCTTCACCGAGTTGCCGAAGCTCTTGGAGCGTGCCGGGCCGGGACTGGGCGAGGGCGCCATCACCGCGATCTTCACGGTGCTGGTCGACGGCGACGACCATAACGAGCCGATCGCGGATGCCGTGCGCGGCATCCTCGACGGCCATATCGTGATGCAGCGCTCGATCGCCGAGCGCGGCCGCTACCCCGCGATCAACATTCTCAAATCCGTCTCGCGCACCATGCCGAAATCGGCCGATCCGCAGTTCTGGCCGGTCATCCAGAAGGCGCGCCAGGTGATGGCGACCTATGCCGACATGGAGGAATTGATCCGTCTCGGCGCCTACCGCGCCGGCTCCAGTCCCGAGGTCGACGAGGCGATCCGCCTGAATGAGCCGCTGGAAGCCTTCCTGCGCCAGCGCAAGGACGAAAAGGCATCGCTCGCGGAGGGCTATCGCCAATTGGCGCAAATCCTCGGCAATTTGGAAACGGAACGCTAA
- a CDS encoding DUF350 domain-containing protein, producing MILQSLAGLPAFLVYFCTGLIAIVAYLFVYTRITAHNEFQLIRDNEPAAAIALGLSLLGFVAPLVSAIAHSANVLDCLIWATIALIVQVIVFFLIKVPVPNLSERISAGELAPAIWLGLSSLAAGLLNAASMIY from the coding sequence ATGATCCTGCAATCACTCGCCGGCCTGCCCGCCTTCCTGGTCTATTTCTGCACCGGGCTGATCGCGATCGTGGCCTATCTGTTCGTCTATACCCGCATCACGGCCCATAACGAGTTCCAGCTCATCCGCGACAACGAGCCGGCCGCGGCGATCGCGCTCGGGCTGAGCCTGCTCGGCTTCGTGGCGCCGCTGGTCAGCGCCATCGCGCATTCGGCGAACGTGCTGGACTGCCTGATCTGGGCGACGATCGCGCTGATCGTGCAGGTCATCGTGTTCTTCCTCATCAAGGTCCCGGTCCCCAACCTCTCGGAGCGGATCTCCGCCGGCGAGCTTGCCCCGGCGATCTGGCTCGGCCTGTCCTCGCTCGCCGCGGGGCTGCTCAACGCCGCCAGCATGATCTACTGA
- a CDS encoding glutathionylspermidine synthase family protein, giving the protein MQRITCLERDDWRETAAQCGFVFHTIDGERYWDERAYYGFTLDEIERGIETPTGEIDAMCLDLAGRVIGDERFLQRLKIPEAFWSLIAESWKRDDRSLYGRLDLRFDGKSPAKLLEYNADTPTSIFEAAVFQWTWLEQAIERRVIPSRADQFNSIHERLIAAWKEIAGGRPVHLTGITGNEEDAGTLAYLEDTARQAGLSTTLLDIEQVGWRDEAGGFVDVDENDIALAFKLYPWEWMFQDAFGAKLKDAPTRWIEPPWKAVLSNKGILPLLWEMFPNHPNLLPAFFEDDPRAAELGSSYVRKPLLSREGANVTLVSGGMQLDEQAGPYGAEGFVRQALSPLPNFSGFYPVIGSWLVNHEPCGLSIREDESPITGNRSRFLPHAIL; this is encoded by the coding sequence ATGCAACGCATCACTTGCTTGGAGCGCGACGACTGGCGAGAGACCGCGGCGCAATGCGGCTTCGTCTTCCACACCATCGACGGCGAGCGCTATTGGGACGAGCGCGCCTATTACGGCTTCACGCTGGACGAGATCGAGCGCGGCATCGAGACGCCGACCGGCGAGATCGACGCGATGTGCCTCGATCTTGCCGGCCGCGTCATCGGCGACGAGCGCTTCTTGCAGCGCTTGAAGATTCCGGAAGCGTTCTGGAGCCTGATCGCCGAGAGCTGGAAGCGCGACGACCGCAGCCTCTACGGCCGGCTCGATCTGAGGTTCGACGGCAAGTCGCCGGCGAAGCTGCTCGAATACAACGCGGATACGCCGACCTCGATCTTCGAGGCCGCGGTGTTCCAATGGACCTGGCTCGAACAGGCGATCGAACGCCGCGTCATCCCCTCGCGCGCCGACCAGTTCAACTCCATCCATGAGCGGCTGATCGCAGCTTGGAAGGAAATCGCTGGCGGTCGTCCCGTCCATCTCACCGGGATCACCGGCAACGAGGAAGACGCCGGCACGCTCGCTTATCTCGAAGACACCGCGCGCCAGGCCGGACTCTCGACGACGCTGCTCGACATCGAACAGGTCGGCTGGCGCGACGAGGCCGGCGGCTTCGTCGATGTTGACGAGAACGATATCGCGCTCGCCTTCAAGCTCTACCCCTGGGAATGGATGTTCCAGGACGCCTTCGGCGCCAAGCTGAAGGATGCGCCGACGCGCTGGATCGAGCCGCCGTGGAAGGCGGTGCTCTCCAACAAGGGCATCTTGCCGCTGCTCTGGGAGATGTTTCCGAATCATCCCAATTTGCTGCCGGCCTTCTTCGAGGACGATCCGCGCGCCGCCGAGCTCGGCTCGTCCTATGTGCGCAAGCCGCTGCTGTCGCGCGAAGGCGCTAATGTCACGCTGGTGTCCGGCGGCATGCAGCTCGACGAGCAGGCAGGGCCCTACGGCGCCGAAGGTTTCGTGCGCCAGGCATTGTCACCGCTGCCGAACTTTTCGGGCTTTTATCCGGTGATCGGAAGCTGGCTGGTGAACCACGAGCCCTGCGGGCTGTCGATCCGCGAGGACGAGAGCCCGATCACAGGCAACCGCTCGCGGTTTTTGCCGCATGCGATTTTGTGA
- the ctrA gene encoding response regulator transcription factor CtrA produces MRVLLIEDDSAVAQSIELMLKSESFNVYTTDLGEEGVDLGKLYDYDIILLDLNLPDMSGYDVLKQLRVSKIKTPILILSGLAGIEDKVKGLGVGADDYMTKPFHKDELVARIHAIVRRSKGHAQSVIQTGDLVVNLDTKTVEVGGQRVHLTGKEYQMLELLSLRKGTTLTKEMFLNHLYGGMDEPELKIIDVFICKLRKKLANASEGRNFIETVWGRGYVLREPHEADERIPA; encoded by the coding sequence ATGCGCGTTTTGCTGATTGAAGATGACAGCGCCGTCGCGCAGTCGATCGAGCTGATGCTGAAGTCGGAGAGCTTCAACGTCTACACGACCGATTTGGGGGAAGAAGGCGTCGATCTCGGTAAACTATACGATTACGACATTATTCTCCTCGACCTCAACCTGCCCGACATGTCCGGCTACGACGTGCTCAAGCAGCTCCGGGTCTCCAAGATCAAGACACCGATTCTGATCCTCTCCGGCCTCGCCGGCATCGAGGACAAGGTCAAGGGTCTCGGCGTCGGCGCCGACGACTACATGACCAAGCCCTTCCACAAGGACGAGCTGGTGGCCCGCATCCACGCGATCGTGCGCCGCTCCAAGGGCCATGCCCAGTCGGTCATCCAGACCGGCGACCTCGTCGTCAACCTCGACACCAAGACGGTGGAAGTCGGCGGCCAGCGCGTGCATCTGACCGGCAAGGAATATCAGATGCTGGAGCTGCTCAGCTTGCGCAAGGGCACGACCCTCACCAAGGAAATGTTCCTCAACCATCTCTATGGCGGCATGGACGAGCCCGAGCTGAAGATCATCGACGTCTTCATCTGCAAGCTCCGCAAGAAGCTCGCCAACGCCTCCGAGGGCCGCAACTTCATCGAGACCGTCTGGGGCCGCGGCTACGTGCTGCGCGAGCCGCACGAGGCCGACGAGCGCATCCCCGCCTGA
- a CDS encoding protein-glutamate O-methyltransferase CheR yields the protein MTPADYDYLRKFLKERSGLDLSADKQYLVESRLLPLARKASLPGIPDLVLKIRNGDGRLATDVVEAMTTNETFFYRDKIPFDHLRDTILPGLIQARAARKSLRIWSAASSTGQEPYSIAMCMKEMGAALAGWRVEIVATDLSQEVLEKSKAGVYSQFEVQRGLPIQHLVKYFTQVGELWQLNADIRAMVQFRQLNLLQDFSHLGTFDVIFCRNVLIYFDQDTKAVIFERMAKAMEADGTLLLGAAESVVGITDAFRPVADRRGLYQLNPARSGRPMGGLMPQPLKLAAAR from the coding sequence GTGACACCCGCAGATTACGACTATCTGCGCAAGTTCCTGAAAGAGCGCTCCGGTCTCGATCTCTCCGCCGACAAGCAATATCTGGTCGAGAGCCGGCTGCTGCCGCTCGCCCGCAAGGCAAGCCTTCCCGGCATCCCCGATCTCGTTCTGAAGATCAGGAACGGCGACGGCCGGCTTGCGACCGACGTGGTCGAGGCGATGACCACCAACGAGACCTTCTTCTACCGCGACAAGATCCCGTTCGATCATTTGCGCGACACCATCCTGCCGGGCCTGATCCAGGCGCGCGCGGCGCGCAAGTCGCTTCGCATCTGGTCAGCGGCCTCCTCGACCGGGCAGGAGCCCTATTCGATCGCGATGTGCATGAAGGAGATGGGCGCAGCTCTCGCCGGCTGGCGCGTCGAGATCGTTGCCACCGACCTGTCGCAGGAGGTGCTGGAGAAATCCAAGGCCGGCGTGTACAGCCAGTTCGAGGTGCAGCGCGGCCTGCCGATCCAGCATCTGGTGAAATACTTCACGCAAGTGGGCGAGCTCTGGCAGCTCAACGCCGACATTCGTGCCATGGTGCAGTTCCGCCAGCTCAATCTGCTGCAGGACTTCTCCCATCTCGGCACCTTCGACGTGATCTTCTGCCGCAACGTGCTGATCTATTTCGACCAGGACACCAAGGCGGTGATTTTCGAGCGCATGGCGAAGGCGATGGAGGCGGACGGCACGTTGCTGCTTGGCGCCGCCGAATCCGTCGTCGGCATCACCGACGCGTTCCGCCCGGTCGCCGATCGCCGCGGTCTCTATCAGCTCAACCCCGCGCGTTCCGGCCGTCCGATGGGCGGATTGATGCCGCAGCCGCTGAAGCTCGCCGCGGCGAGGTGA
- the fliJ gene encoding flagellar export protein FliJ, which produces MKSRDTLIRLKKFQVDEKRRRVTQIETMIADFQRMSVDLEREIQTEQERAGINDPSHFAYPTYAKAAIQRRENLTRSADELRGQLEEAKAALAEAFEELKKVELLDERDQARERAEENAREQADLDSIGLMRARIGAVA; this is translated from the coding sequence ATGAAGTCACGAGATACCCTCATCCGCCTGAAGAAATTTCAGGTCGACGAGAAGCGCCGCCGGGTCACCCAGATCGAGACCATGATCGCCGACTTCCAGCGCATGTCGGTCGATCTCGAACGCGAGATCCAGACCGAGCAGGAGCGCGCCGGGATCAACGATCCCTCGCACTTCGCCTACCCGACCTACGCCAAAGCCGCGATCCAGCGCCGCGAGAACCTGACCCGTTCGGCCGACGAACTCAGGGGCCAGCTCGAGGAGGCCAAGGCCGCACTGGCCGAGGCCTTCGAGGAGCTGAAAAAGGTCGAGCTGCTCGACGAGCGCGACCAGGCCCGCGAGCGCGCCGAGGAGAACGCCCGCGAGCAGGCCGACCTCGACAGCATCGGCCTGATGCGTGCCCGCATCGGCGCCGTCGCCTGA